A genomic window from Canis lupus familiaris isolate Mischka breed German Shepherd chromosome 32, alternate assembly UU_Cfam_GSD_1.0, whole genome shotgun sequence includes:
- the TMEM150C gene encoding transmembrane protein 150C yields the protein MDGKKCSVWMFLPLVFTLFTSAGLWIVYFIAVEDDKIFPLNSAERKPGVKHAPYISIAGDEPPASCVFSQVMNMAAFLALVVAVLRFIQLKPKVLNPWLNISGLVALCLASFGMTLLGNFQLTNDEEIHNVGTSLTFGFGTLTCWIQAALTLKVNIKNEGRKVGIPRVILSASITLCVVLYFILMAQGIHMYAARVQWGLVMCFLSYFGTFAVEFRHYRYEIVCSEYQENFLSFSESLSEASEYQTDQV from the exons ATGGATGGGAAGAAATGCAGCGTATGGATGTTTTTACCTCTTGTATTTACTTTGTTTACTTCAGCTGGATTATGGATAGT ATACTTTATAGCTGTGGAAGATGACAAGATTTTCCCATTAAACTCAGCTGAAAG aaaaccTGGTGTGAAGCATGCACCATATATAAG TATTGCAGGTGACGAACCTCCTGCCAGCTGTGTGTTTAGTCAAGTTATGAACATGGCAGCATTCCTAG CTCTTGTGGTAGCTGTTCTACGCTTCATACAACTGAAGCCCAAGGTCTTAAATCCGTGGTTGAATATTAGTGGATTGGTGGCgctgtgtctggcttcctttggGATGACCTTACTTGGTAATTTTCAG CTCACAAATGATGAAGAAATCCATAATGTCGGAACTTCTTTGACCTTTGGGTTCGGCACGTTGACCTGCTGGATCCAGGCTGCGTTGACACTCAAAGTCAACATCAAGAACGAAGGACGGAAAGTTGGAATTCCACGAGTTATTCTGTCAGCATCTATCACTCTCTGTGTGGTCCTCT ATTTCATCCTCATGGCCCAGGGCATCCACATGTATGCAGCCAGGGTCCAGTGGGGTCTGGTCATGTGCTTCCTGTCTTATTTTGGCACCTTTGCTGTGGAGTTCCGGCATTACCGTTACGAGATTGTTTGCTCCGAGTACCAGGAGAATTTCCTAAGCTTCTCAGAAAGCCTGTCTGAAGCTTCTGAATATCAAACCGACCAGGTGTAA